One segment of Yersinia kristensenii DNA contains the following:
- the nrfB gene encoding cytochrome c nitrite reductase pentaheme subunit translates to MRVLRSFCSAVLLAVLTLYTLPTLATAPAEPSKAADSRHVVEPQRNPDAACVQCHKEQKDELHGKHAGAINPNTQLAVTCTNCHGKAAILHRNGVKDVMRFDSDMLNADKAMFSVSQQNSVCMSCHQPEKLREAFWPHDVHMLKLSCASCHQLHPKTDPMHGLDDKGRVKICVDCHRRQQELLPKDAP, encoded by the coding sequence ATGCGCGTTTTACGTTCATTCTGTTCAGCGGTGTTGCTGGCAGTGTTGACCCTGTACACGCTGCCTACACTCGCCACAGCACCGGCCGAACCGTCGAAAGCCGCCGACTCGCGCCATGTGGTGGAGCCGCAGCGCAACCCGGATGCAGCTTGTGTCCAATGCCATAAAGAACAAAAAGATGAGTTGCACGGTAAACATGCCGGGGCCATCAACCCGAATACTCAATTGGCGGTAACTTGCACTAATTGCCATGGAAAAGCAGCGATATTGCACCGAAATGGCGTCAAAGATGTGATGCGTTTTGATAGCGATATGTTGAATGCCGATAAGGCGATGTTCAGTGTGTCACAACAAAACAGTGTGTGTATGAGTTGCCATCAGCCGGAAAAATTACGCGAAGCATTCTGGCCCCACGATGTGCATATGCTGAAACTTTCTTGCGCCAGTTGTCATCAGTTGCACCCGAAAACAGATCCAATGCATGGGCTGGATGATAAAGGGCGGGTCAAAATCTGTGTGGATTGCCATCGCCGTCAGCAGGAGCTGCTCCCTAAGGACGCGCCATGA
- the nrfC gene encoding cytochrome c nitrite reductase Fe-S protein yields the protein MKTNRRHFIVSMGALIFMTSSSGRSLALSATIEGVRYGMLHDETRCIGCTACMDACREVNQVPAGVSRLSIIRSQPIGEFPAVKYQFYRHSCQHCDKAPCVDVCPTGASYRDKASGIVDVDPDLCVGCQYCIAACPYRVRFIHPVTKTADKCDFCRKTNLKQGKQPACVLSCPTKALVFGNLDDANSELVKLLHQRTVYRAKLHLGTQPKLYRVPFQYGEITG from the coding sequence ATGAAGACCAATCGTCGTCACTTTATCGTCAGTATGGGGGCGCTGATTTTTATGACCAGCTCATCTGGGCGGTCATTGGCGCTGAGCGCCACGATTGAGGGGGTTCGTTACGGGATGTTGCATGACGAAACCCGCTGCATTGGCTGCACCGCCTGTATGGATGCTTGCCGTGAAGTCAATCAGGTGCCTGCGGGGGTTTCGCGCTTAAGCATCATTCGCAGTCAGCCTATTGGCGAGTTCCCGGCAGTGAAATATCAGTTTTACCGCCACTCTTGCCAGCATTGTGATAAAGCGCCGTGTGTCGATGTTTGCCCCACTGGGGCTTCTTATCGCGATAAGGCGAGCGGAATTGTTGATGTCGATCCTGACCTTTGCGTTGGCTGCCAGTATTGCATTGCGGCGTGCCCGTATCGGGTTCGTTTCATTCATCCAGTGACGAAAACCGCCGACAAATGCGATTTTTGCCGCAAAACCAATCTTAAGCAGGGCAAACAACCGGCTTGTGTACTGTCGTGCCCAACTAAAGCCCTGGTTTTTGGCAATTTGGATGATGCTAACAGTGAATTGGTGAAGCTGTTACATCAGCGCACGGTTTATCGCGCCAAGTTACATCTGGGAACACAACCGAAACTTTATCGTGTTCCTTTCCAGTATGGGGAGATAACCGGATGA